The genomic region taataaaaaattaatttaattctttaaaatgataaaaatatagactattaaaatgataaaattatatttttgatatcataaaattataatttaattttgaccctaaatttttttatttccccaCTTTTCTTATcaacaacatttatttttatttaattttaagtaaagaTCATAAGTTGAAACATGAAATAGCTTCcactatctatatatatatatatatatatacacatgcaaATGTTTTAATCTAATTTGCTTGAACAATTAGATTATGGGAAAGTTGATCATGATTCAAACTTCCtcataaaagtataaatatataattaatgaaaatttccttttcttttcaagttacAAAATATAAACGTCCAATaatagaattaattattataaaatatgatggaattgaaaataataaaaaatattgaaatctaaaatataaatttagacaaaacctacaaaagttaaatcaaaaataaaaactaaattgaacacataaatattattttatacatggtaaattttgaaacaaaagataaaagtatcatgaaaGTTCTTGTTCTAAAAGTCAACTTGTATTTTGCTTTCCAacaaaaaatggataaattagtaCTTacatgttagatcaaagagctaggtgattatttttataaaaaaattatttagatagAATAACCAAACAGGTTCACATAATACACGATGTGTACCTCATACTAGTGTACacagataaatttttaataatcgaataaaattttaataaaaatactaatgtattatttgatgttatttgttttttttttaatagttttcgAGACACTTTTACAGAAACAAAGCCAAGAATATGTGGACGGcattattatcatctttccaaaTCAAAGGGAGAGCCAGGGAATCAAAGTTCGTGAACAAACAGTCCATCCATGGTGGGGTCTAGACATTGAAACAAACCCtacttttttctcttttctcttttctcttcctttttgtCATATGGGGCGGCAAAGCTATGTATTTGACACTCACTCACTCATTTAAACCCCCATATATACCCCCACACCATTTCTCAATACTTCCCATCACCACAATATTCTTCACCTATCTCTTTCACAAAGGAGAGCACAGAAAAAAGGGGCTCTTGTTCTTGTTCAAGTTATTGATCAATGGCTAAGGATGTTGAGGTTGGTGGTGAGTTCCAAGCCAAGGACTACCATGATCCTCCACCAGCTCCATTTGTAGATGCCCAAGAGTTAACTCAGTGGTCTTTTTATAGGGCTATAATAGCTGAGTTCATTGCCACCCTTTTGTTTTTATACATCACTGTGTTAACAGTGATTGGATACAAGAGCCAAGTTGATCCAGATAAGGGTGGTCAAGATTGTGATGGTGTTGGCATTCTTGGTATTGCTTGGGCCTTTGGTGGCATGATTTTCATCCTTGTTTACTGCACTGCTGGTATCTCAGGTAATAATATCTTATACACACTCCTTTTTGAACGATATGGTTAAAACTTAAAAGGGTGTTTTCTTAGCATGTTTGTTTGATGATATGTAGGGGGACATATCAACCCAGCAGTGACCTTTGGGCTTTTCTTGGCTCGTAAGGTATCATTGGTTCGAGCCATACTTTATATGGCTGCTCAATGTTTAGGAGCCATTTGTGGGTGTGGATTAGTGAAGGCATTCCAAAAGAGTTATTACAACAAGTATGGTGGAGGAGCTAATAGCTTGGCTGATGGATACAGCACTGGCACTGGTTTGGCTGCTGAAATTATTGGCACATTTGTGCTTGTTTACACTGTATTCTCTGCAACTGATCCCAAAAGAAACGCAAGAGATTCTCATGTTCCTGTATGTCTCTTAATTCAATCCAACACCACACACAAGTTCATTGACAAGTATGtttttagggactaattttttCTACATTTTGAAGGTGTTGGCACCACTTCCCATTGGGTTTGCTGTGTTTATGGTTCATTTGGCAACTATTCCGATCACCGGAACCGGAATCAACCCTGCTCGTAGTTTCGGAGCTGTTGTTATGTTCAACCAGGACAAGCCATGGGATGATCATGTATGAACCATCATTTATACAATTGATTTTCTATTGTTTTCCTTTGTTTAATACGGCTcctattaaacatatttttatatctgTTTGGAGTATTGCAGTGGATATTCTGGGTTGGACCATTCATTGGAGCTGCCATTGCTGCAATTTATCACCAGTATATCCTCAGAGCAGGAGCTGCTAAAGCTCTTGGATCCTTCAGAAGCAGCTCAGCCATGTAAAACAAAGGGGTTGACATTGAAGAATGTATCAAGTTTTATCTATGATTGTGAAGAGAATTTTTCAGAGCATTGAATTTGTAAATCATAATGGAAATGTGACATGCTTCTTTGCATTTGGCACTTCAATTTTTAAAGTGCCCCTAGTGTTGTCATCATCCCtgtttttctttctgtttttggCTTCGTCTTGGTGTCtgtatgttgaaattttaatagaatctAAGCCTTTTTACTTTGCTTTAAATGATTTGAGTGTTAATTCAGCTGGTGTgaactttattttttacaaaagaagtaataaaacaaagataaatcAGATAAAGGCAAATCTTCTTCAACTTAATCATGGTGTAATATCTAAAGCACTCTCCCTAGTGGCTGCATGTAAATATGATTTCTCACAAATTTTAAGAATGCCAATTTTAccaattttgtcaattttaccAATTCATCTGtaattttattctcttctttGAACACATGTCTAAGGCAGACCATCCATGAACGTTAGAGAAAGTCCTTAACGGTACCCCCCACAGCTAAAATATGCTGTTCATTTTCATTTACTTGTATCACTTCGATAGTTTCAGTACTATCTTTCTCGAATATCACCCTCTCTAAGCCTAAACTTATACTAGTTGGAGCTCCTCAAGAGCACCTCAAAGTTCCATTAAAACCACATAACAACGACCCGAACTCCCTTATGATCCCGTATTTAACCTCCTGCTACAGCAATCCCAAACAATTGACAAGCTGATGTGTACTTTATTAATCAAGAAACTAGAGACAATAGTGGTTGCTTATTCAGTATAGTGATCAACCACAAAAGCTACATAACTTCTTCCGAACATTGCCGGATGCTGAAAACGATAACTAGTAGACGACCAGTGATATGCGGCGGCTGTGTGGGGGACTAAATACAACGTGGCATTACAACAGTGGTTGAGCTAATCA from Gossypium raimondii isolate GPD5lz chromosome 1, ASM2569854v1, whole genome shotgun sequence harbors:
- the LOC105787116 gene encoding aquaporin PIP2-2, producing MAKDVEVGGEFQAKDYHDPPPAPFVDAQELTQWSFYRAIIAEFIATLLFLYITVLTVIGYKSQVDPDKGGQDCDGVGILGIAWAFGGMIFILVYCTAGISGGHINPAVTFGLFLARKVSLVRAILYMAAQCLGAICGCGLVKAFQKSYYNKYGGGANSLADGYSTGTGLAAEIIGTFVLVYTVFSATDPKRNARDSHVPVLAPLPIGFAVFMVHLATIPITGTGINPARSFGAVVMFNQDKPWDDHWIFWVGPFIGAAIAAIYHQYILRAGAAKALGSFRSSSAM